The following nucleotide sequence is from Salvia splendens isolate huo1 chromosome 2, SspV2, whole genome shotgun sequence.
AATTTAGTTTAGgagattttaaattaatacttcGATAAAGATCAGACTCCATTAGAGTTTACAGTTTCATTTATTGCATGTAGTTAAGGGGATTGTCACTTACAGTTGGCATGATACATACATCATTGAAATATCAGACTGTGGAATGTACCATACACGTAAATATTTAAGGAGAAAAGCCACACGAAGATACAATTCGAGCATGGGTGAATCCTATAGTAGCTGTGGATGAAGTGATTTATCAGCCAAGATGTAACACCATATCCACATCGTTTCAATCGCACAAGATCTCCTTTGTAATTAGTCAATTTCACATTAATGACTTATTTAATATCTATTTCATGTGTTGAAATATATTAGGTGTCAATGCATTTGTCTATATAATGAATGCATCCAAGTAATAACGTCCAACAAATGATCACCCATTTCAAAAGCAAGAGGCAATGGCTCTAAATATTCCACCACAAAACACCTTTCTCTACAAATCCAATTGGACTCATGCACTCGATGAAAGCTTACTCGAAAGCATCATTCGCTTGAAGCATGAACATGACATGGCCGGTACTGTCATTCCCAAGCCCTTCTTCGACATTGTTGCTGCCTATATGGCCTACGATCTCGGGGTGACCATGCCGTGGGAAGCTCTATACGACCGACTGCAGTTCCTAGAGAGTCGATATTTGTCGTTCAAGGCTTTGGTGAAGGAGGATGGTGTAAGGTGGGACGAGCCAAACAACATCGTTGTGGCCACAGATGACACTTGGACGACTATTCTGAAGGTAACGTTAACAAtcaattccccccccccccaatccATTTCTTGTGTTATATAGAAGTTCTAATATTTATCTTTTGTATGTAGAAAAACCAACTAGCTGGAGCCTACTATCGCCAAGCCGAGCCAACCTACTACCAATTATACAACATGTTTGGGCCGAAGGAGGAGATGCAAGTACAGGAGAACGAGGTCATAGTCATCTCAGACACCACTGTCCCATTGGTTGCAACCAATCCCGATGGTCCAGAGGTCGTGGCCGAGACCTCGGATACAGTCCTTTCACCTGTTTGGCTCAATGAGCTGAAATCACGTCGTAAACTTTTCAATGATGATCAAAGCAATGGAACTCGCGAGTCATCCAATGGAAGGCAGACTATGCCGCCACCGCCGTGCCCACTGAAAATTCAACGCCGCCCTCCGATGCCAAATGCATCCCCATGCGGCAGTTCTTGTGCCTCCTCAAGCCCAGGTGGTTGGTGGAAGAACATGAATAATTGACGTCTATCTGGAGTACCCTTGTCGTCACATGAATTAGTAGTATCCCTAGTAGCACTTCATCGTTACCAAAGATGGAGATAATTTCCTTTTGTATCGTATCAGCTTGATTGTATTAAGAACATGATGAGTGGGATGTAGATGCACTTGGCATGCAATCTCAcgttataatattaaaaattatgttGATTTAATATATTGTCACCCACTACCTCCTCCATTTTATATTCCTTTTGTACTACAAACAAATATCTTTCAATATGCAACTGGTGAGTTTTTAATGAAGTTGGTTGAGCAAACCAACCCCAGTTCAACGAATGACAACACTAGGAAGCCTAATAAATATACATACCTACCCAATCCGACTGAGGCTATAGATTGAAGCGAATAGAACGAGTTGTGCTCTTAGCTACCATTTTTCGAAGATTTTAGCCAAACCTCTATACTTTTCCTCCATTTCCATCGCAATCCTTTTACATGGCGCCATATTTCTGCAGACTTTATTTCCCTTTGGATAGCATAGATTGTTTGGTATTTGATCATAGTCGCATGTGAAATGTGATTATCACTCTaatatttgtttaatttcttA
It contains:
- the LOC121774472 gene encoding uncharacterized protein LOC121774472, which codes for MALNIPPQNTFLYKSNWTHALDESLLESIIRLKHEHDMAGTVIPKPFFDIVAAYMAYDLGVTMPWEALYDRLQFLESRYLSFKALVKEDGVRWDEPNNIVVATDDTWTTILKKNQLAGAYYRQAEPTYYQLYNMFGPKEEMQVQENEVIVISDTTVPLVATNPDGPEVVAETSDTVLSPVWLNELKSRRKLFNDDQSNGTRESSNGRQTMPPPPCPLKIQRRPPMPNASPCGSSCASSSPGGWWKNMNN